The genomic stretch TTACCTGGAATCCGACGTCGTGATCCTGAACGGCATCTTTTCTCTGCTGAGCCTCATCGGTGCCGGACTGAACCTGATGGTGGCCAGAGTGGTCGCGCAGCCGGAAAATCGGCGTTTCCCGTACGGCTACTCCCACGTGGAGCCGCTTGTTCTGAGCGTGAACAGCTTCCTGGTCCTGCTGATCTGCCTCTACGCCCTGATCAACGGCATCGAGCGTATCCGCGCCGGCGGCAATGCGGTCAGCCCTGAGGGGGTGGTCATTTTCGGTCTCCTGAGCGGCACGGTCACCCTGGCCCTTTGGTACCATGAACGCAAGGTGGCCCGCCGGATCAATTCGGCCCTGGTCGAGGCTGACGCCCGTGAATGGCTGATCGATTTCGGGTTCAGCATGGAGACCTTGTGCACCATGTGGTCAAGACCGGGCGCGTCCGGTTCATCGAGCTGGATATCGTCGTCGGCCCGAATTTCACCCTGCAGACCATCCCCGAACAGGACCGGCTCAGGGAACGGATCTGGAGGGCGCTCGGCCTGAAAATGGAAGAGACGTGGTTCCCAATCTGTCTGGCCGGAGAGGCGCATTGGGCTTAGCCGTTCAATGCAGGGGGGCTCTGTTTCGATTTCGATACCGATCCAGAGCGCCCGTGGTTTGAGAAAAAAACCTGCGATTCGCAGAACTTTTTCTTTGCATCACTCGGCCAATCTGCTATTGTTCCTGTCAAACTGAGCCGGGTCCGATGGAACCCGGATGCACTCCAACGCTCCCTTCGGCGGGGTTCCCGACTCCATGCGCAACAACCTATCGAAGCCCACGCGCCGCATCCTCCAGGCACCGTTGTTTGCGGGCCTGCTCCTTCTTGCGCTTGCCCTAATATTGGTTCTTCCATCGGTGCTGTCAGCCGGGGCGGATCTGGAAGCCAAGAAACGCCTCTTGGTGCTCTATTCCGGCACTAGTCACTCTCAAGCCTACGCCTTGATTAACCAAGGCATCAAATCGACCTTTTCCTTCAACCCTGACCAGCACATCGAGTATTTCATCGAGTATTTGGATCTTAACCGCAATTCCAGCCCGGACCATCAAAGTGCCCTGCTTGAGTTCTATCGGCGGAAATACTCGGGAGTGGAATTCGATCTGGTGATCGTAATCAGCAGCCCCGCCCTGCGGTTCGCGGAGGAACACGGCGATGAACTCTTCCCGCTGGCCCCGGTTGTCTACACCGGGATCTTGCCGAAAGTACTCGAGCAGATCAGTCTGGGCTCGAACTTCACGGGAGTGCTCGCGGAAGTCGATTTCGCCGGGCAGTTGGAGCTCATACTCCAGGTGCAGCCGCAGACCAGGCGGGTTGTCTACGTCACCGGGGTCTCCATGCCAGATCTCGCCTTGCTGGGGTTGTTCCGTGATGCAGCCGAACCCTTCTCCGACCGTCTTGAGTTCTCCTACCTGAATCATCTGCCCCTGGAGGACATCGAAGCAGAGGTCCGGGGCCTGCCTCCGGATACAGTTGTTCTGCTCAGCTCCTTTATCTTGGATCCCATGGGCCGTGGGCACGTCACCGCTGACGTCGCCGCCCTCCTGGCCGCTGCCTCCAGCGTACCGGTGTACATCTGTTTCGATTCCATAATGGTCCCCGGCGTCCTGGGCGGATGGCTCTTCAGCTTTGAGATGATCGGGCGCAAGGCCGCAGAGACCGGAGCGCGGATCCTCCAGGGGGAGGTACTCCCTCCGGTCGTGTCCATGGGCTATGGCGTCAACCTGCACAAGTTCGACTGGCGGCAGCTGCAACGCTGGCAAATCAGCGAGGATCGCCTTCCCGCCGGGAGTCTCGTGCTCTTCCGGACACCCTCCTTCTGGGAGCTGTATCATCGGCATGCGATCGGCGCTCTGATCCTCCTGGTGCTGCAAGGCGGTCTGATCTTATTTTTGTTGATCCAGCGGAAACAGCGCCGCCAGGCGGAACTGGCGCTC from Desulfonatronum thioautotrophicum encodes the following:
- a CDS encoding cation transporter; translated protein: MLNQQDANRLEQRTLTISIYGVVLVAVGSLAYGLYLESDVVILNGIFSLLSLIGAGLNLMVARVVAQPENRRFPYGYSHVEPLVLSVNSFLVLLICLYALINGIERIRAGGNAVSPEGVVIFGLLSGTVTLALWYHERKVARRINSALVEADAREWLIDFGFSMETLCTMWSRPGASGSSSWISSSARISPCRPSPNRTGSGNGSGGRSA